Genomic segment of Cyprinus carpio isolate SPL01 chromosome A13, ASM1834038v1, whole genome shotgun sequence:
CCGGCCTCCATCTCTGTGTCATTACATGACTAATTGTGCAGAGAGGGGCGACACAAATCCTCACACCACCATCAAAGGAGGCAAAACCTACAAATTAATCTAAACAAACAGACAGCGAAGAGGCTTTCCCTCAGTGCCTTTTCACCATGTCACACAGTGTGAAAGATAAAGTGTGGGTTGCGTGGAATGCAAATTACTGTTGgatgtatatttaaatgtgtctctTTCTCTACACGGCTCTCGAAACACAATGACGGGATGCAAAGACTGCATATAGATCATGAAGTGATGGCTGGCAGAGAGGAAATAGATGTACACTAAGTTGCATTAAGTGGTTGCAGGAACACAAAGAAgacattatgaattattaatgtgAAGCTTTGTGAAAAACAGTCAAGGGGTTAGACTTAAACATTGCAACACAAAATCATTCTTACAGGGTTCAGAGCAATACTGACAAGAATTGATGCATTGTATCTGAAGAAAAATCTGAAGGAATACACCCCCTGTTGAACATACGGTGAAACTGCAGTGAAAAAATGCACTGAAAGATAGTATTATTCAATCatatagcacaaaaaaaacaagtcaacTGCCGACAATGTAGCATATTTAAAAAGGTTCAAAATAAGCGTTTTATCAACAGCATGTCACatgcataatgttgattacaacataaagtttttttaatttttcaattattaaaaaaaaaatgcagtatcacgtattgcaaaaatacagtattgcaatggaaagaaacaaaagaagaaatcTAATTCTTGCATTTTTCAAGAAGCACATATTCAGTATAACTCTGCTTATATTGTAAGTTTAGTCAATAAGTTATCTTAATTGTTCATTCCCGTTGGCAATACTTCTCTAGGAGTTTGCTTATGTTTGATAATGTAAACAGTGATTTACAGATTACAGTACGTTACAGCTATTTATGGTACCATTTTTGGTCAAAGCAACTATGAATATTACTTATGGGATTGAATTGCCATTATAACTAGTCACACTAGTTCCAAGTCATCACAAGTCCAGCGTTattatagtcaactaaaactatctgaaactaaaaccaaaaaaaaagaaagaaaagttgttactttaaataaaataaatcatttacaacatttcacatttcattagtttaacttgatgtactaaaaactaaaactgaaaaaataataaaaactatataaacatatatttaaaaaaaccactactaaaaacaacaaaagcacaaagGAACattaagactaaaattaaaaatgaaaatataaaaaatattaataaaaactacaatagcatttcaattattttaaaataatgcatcagTCTTCTTCCTGTAATTTTAAAACAGAGTTCATTTTAAATCTCAAtaatcaaatttgacttttttttaaacttaaggATAAGTCAGAATAATTTTCTGTACTTGAAatcatgccacaaatgctgtcaagtTTAAATTGTACTGAACCTTGAGCATGAAGGCTAATGtctgaaacaaaacaatgaaatcttTAACTGTTGACAGAAACATGACGCACTATAACTGAACTCATTCAacattaactgtatttttgtgaATATGTGGCCCACATACAGGGCTTACTACACTCTAAAAATAATAAACGACTCAATTTAAACCTAGAACATTGATAGAACAAGAAAGCATGAGCATGGTTAACTGAAAGGTGAGCTGTCAGGAAGTGGTTTTAAACTGTCATTTCCATAAATATCTCACTCAGCTCAACACTCCCAAAGATGTGCATCAAATAATACAAAGACATGATGTTTTATATCATTAACAAGACTGAATTAGCCACAAGATGAGGATTGTCCATAGAGGCCATTTGAAAATAGACATGCATGTAACCACCTTTCTATTTGCCCTGGACATCTGAACTATAAACCGGTCGTATGAAACAGAACTATTGAGCTCAGCAATATTAATACTAATCAACAATGAGCTTTTCCACCGTCAGTACCTCTAACAACTTTCCACGTATGATCGCTTCTCATTTTGATATATCTACAGAGATTGTGGGTAAAACATGTGTCAGACAACTAGGCAGCTGGATTTAACACGGTTTAAAGGTTACAGAACAATGTGGGtgataacatttaaaacagaccTTCTCTGAATGAGTTTACCTGTTACAGTTGGTTTAGAAATTATATCTCTCCTACGTGGTAAGACAAGAAACCACAGAGCAAAACCTTTAACACAAGCATGTACAAAACTTTACAAGAATTACAGTGTTTAGCAGCCATAAAATATGGAAGAACGCACTTCAATCATGTTGTGGatcaagcaaaacaaacaaaagaaacaaaaacaacattaagaCTGCAATTCATGCTATATGTAGGTTTATTTAAGCCCTTGTTATTTGACTAAACGAGCTAATCTTGACCATTAATTTAAGATACATCATACTTGGTTATCTCTAGCAGCTACAcaagaagttttttatttttttaaataccagcACAAATGGTAGCACAGGACAACcaagtgttttaacattttatcttTTACAAAGGGGAAACCAACATCCCGCATGCATGATTTGTCAATATCCTGTTTGGGTTTAAGTGCAATGTCTAGAATGTCAGTGTCTAGAATTGAAACCATTGCTCGGACAATATGTTGCATTTAGGCCCACTGGATGGAAATGTTCACACCCAGTCTTACATTACACACAAACATCAACTTATTCTAATCAGATGCAGTCAATGGGACACTATACTTGTTATTTGGGGTCACACCAAATGCACATAATGAAcctttgaaacatttgaaaaataaagagaCAAATAAACAATGTAAATTAATTGAACAATGTAAATTACAAGAACAATAATACGCAGGATTTATCATTTCTTATAATATCCTTTCTGAAAACAGGTCAGTCATTGGAGTTAATCAAATACAGAGAAGGGCATCACTGCACCAGCACAAGATGATACCAAATAAACAAGCGCAAATTAAACAAACATCATCCTACCTGAGCAGGCTGAGCGGAGTCTGTTCAATATTCTGGATTTAAAAGCCGAAGTGTCACTCAAAGAACGAACTCGAAATACAGGAAACACCTGGGGAATTGTCTTTATGTAAGAACAACTGTCTTCCTCCGCCATGCCGCTGTTTTGCTTATATTTTTAgttctacaaaaaaaagaaaagaaaaagaaagtatatTCCCTTTAGTGTCCTGTAATCTCGTTGTCAAGGTAACACTGCTAAAATCTGATGCTAAATTCTGTCTCTACCCGTCAGTTTATCGGTTGTAATGAGGAACTCTGGTCACCTGTTTAGGAGAACTCAACTTTCAAAAACACGAAGTCGCCTAGCTACTTCTCCCAGCGTCTCATCAGAAGTTGTGCATGTCCTTCCTCTGCATTACATCAGCAAATAAGACAGAAACGGAAACACCTTCATCAAAATGCTAATCATATAAAAAGACTTGAGCTCACACAGCTCTTTTAGCTGCAGTTCcgagtatttatatatatatatatatagtaatttttttttatatataattttatatatatatatatatatatacacagtggtgtgaaaaattgttggcccccttcctgatttttagttttttgcatgtttgtcacactttaatgtttcagatcatcaaacaaatataaatatcagtaaaaGATAACataagtgaacacaacatgcagtttttaatgaaggtttttattattaataaaacaaaatccaaaactatggccctgtgtgaaaaggtatttgccccctaaacctaataactggttgggccactcttagcagcaacaactgcaatcaagcgtttgcgataacttgcaatgagtctgttacagcgctgtggaggaattttagtccactcatctatgcagaattgttgtaattcagccacattggagggttttcgagtatgaaccgcctttttaaggtgatgccacagcatctcaataggaatcaggtcaggactttgactaggccactccaaagtcttcattttgtttttcttcagccattcagaggtggacttgctggtgtgttttggatcattgtcctgctgcagaacccaagttcgcttcagcttgaggtcacgaacagatggctggacattctccttcaggatttttctgtaaacagcagaattcatgtttccatttatcacagcaagtcttccaggtcctgaatcagcaaaacagccccagaccatcacactaccaccaccatattttactgttggtatgatgttctttttctgaaatccagtgttacttttacgccagacataatgggacacacaccttccaaaatgttcagcttttgtctcgtcagtccacagagtattttcccaaaagtcttggggatcatcaagatgttttctggctaaactgagcctttatgttctttttgctcagcagcggttttcgtcttggaactctgccatgcagaccatttttgcccagtctctttcttatggtggagtcagtTTTTAcatgccatttgtgaataatggctctcactgtggttcgctagagtcccaaagctttagaattggctttataaccttttccagactgatggatctcaattactttctctctcatttgtctctgaatttctttggctctcggcatgatgtctaggttttgaggatcttttggtctacgtcactttgtcaggcaggtcctatttaagagatttcttgattacaaacaggtgtggcagtaatcagatctgggtgtggctagagaaactgaactcaggtgtgataaaccacagttttaacaagGGGGGGAAACACGTCTTCACagagggccatgtagttttggattttgttttcccttaataataaaaactgcatgttgtgtttacttgtgttatctttgactaatatttaaatttgctGGATGATCTGacacattaaagtgtgacaaacatgcaaaaaaataagaaatcagggaGGGGGCCAACaccttttcacaccactgtatgtatatatatatatatatatatatatatatatatatatatatatatatatatatatatatatatatatgtatgtatatgtatatgtatgtatgtatatgtatgtatgtatgtatgtatgtatgtatatatgtaagtgttttatcattttatcttttACAAGAGGGAACTCAAAAGCCCGCATGCATGATTTGTCAATATCCTGTTTGGGTTTAAGTGCAAGATCTAGAACTGGAACTAATGCTCGGACAATATGTTGCATTTAGGCCCACTGGATGGAACTGGGGACAGGctagatttatttattgttttttaatattctgCATTTATGTAGCTATATAATACTttgccaaaataataatattaaaaatagattttaactaCTGGGGTAAGATGTCCAGTTCTATACTAGGGACAAGAATGTTTGGTTTGGGATTGTACTAAGTAACAATTAGTAAACAGTATTgcagattattttaatttatggtttcctaaaaatactttttcaacaaaaaaaactgaataggCCTACTTTTGAAATACCTTTTTATTTAGTGTGTAAATTGAACAAGTTCTTCAGGCAATTTCAAAAGTGGTTTAATGACTCACCCATTTCCTGTTTTTGATCTTATGAATGTCATGTCACTGTCCCCACCAACCATTCTGACATCATGTTGAAggtaaatattgtattgtatggtTTCCTTTTACTAAGTTGTTTATCAACAAACAGACGCTGAACACTGAGGAAATCTCAGTGTCTCAATAATTTGTTAATGTGTAACTAAGTGGACTGGTCATCATGCagtatatgttatttaaatactgGATAGACCCTCAGTCCACCATAGTCCAGCTCTAAAATCAGCAAAGCATCTGAAGGTAAATAGgaaatctgtttgtttatttatgtatttatttattacacctTTATGACTGATTATCTATGCCTGTGACTGAAGAGTTATCATTAAATGATCCTTATAAATCTTTTGCCTTAGTTGAATTTCGCTTAACAGTGATAACCGATCCAGACATATTACTGCATCTCAGTACAGCTCTATGCAGCTCTGGGACTTTGGACTGTAATTTTtgacacaaatacatacataattatatattactaaaaatgttttgtattttaattgcatttttaaagtcATACAATCCTTAAAAAATCATTggaatgtgctgatttggtgctcaagaaatatttcttattatcaatgctgaaaacactgtttttgtggagaatataatacattttgaatttgaatctgttttttttttcttgccagtGTAACAACAAAAATgggcaaacaaaaaaatctcaatGATTTTGCAAATTTTATGAACATTATTTGAAAATTGATCATGTTGAAAGCAATTGCTGAAATTCCCAATATTTCCAAAACTGACACTAcatgctatttaaataataataataataataataataaatacaatcatTGTACATAATATTGTTACACACACCGGGGGGGAACTGTAGGAAAACTCTTGatctgcataatatttttgaagacattttttaaaggtttctttgatgaaaaataaagtttaaaagaacagtatttatttggcATAGATTATTATTATCTAAGAGCGTTTTGAACTGAAATGTACTCATTCAACTCTTTGCTTCTTTATCTGAGTCGTGTTCTCTGCTCTGTGGTTCAGTAGGGTTATTGCCCTCAAATGCAGCTCAGTACAGAGACCTCAGCTGCTGTAAGCAGAAACTggtcaatttattttttgaaaaatgggggTGAAAGAGCAGAGATCAATCAGCCATAGGGAACGCCCCCCTGTTGGCTCTGAAGTGCAAAAAAGTCTTCATATATTGATATGTCTATTATAATTCAATGTATTGTACGATTAGTTTTGTTAGGATTCTCATGCAATAGCAAGTCCATGTCATAATCAAATCAGTTTAATATCCAATAGGCACAGCTGAAGGATTTCCTGTAAAGATGAACAAGATGTTCCTCACTCTCTTAGTGGTTTCCTGCTTTGCAATGGGAACAACCAATCGAGTGTACGTCCACCCCTTCAACCTCTTTAGCTCTGAAAACATCAGCTGTGAGGTTATTCAGAGTGAGGAACACAAGCCCTTCGAGACCGTCCATCCACTGACTCCTCTTCAGGAAGGTACTGAGCCAGACCCACGACCCAGCAGCACAACAGAGAACCTGAAAAACCTCACCCTACGGACCGCTGTGTTAGCAGAACTGCAGAATTCACTCGGGCTCCGCATGTACCAGGCACTTAGTCGTACACAGAAGCATGCGAACACACTGCTGTCACCCCTAAACGCCTTTGGGGCTTTGGTGACCCTCTACCTGGGAGCATCCAAAAAGACTGCTATTTCCTACCAACAGCTGTTAGGACTCAACCTGGAGTCTGAACAGGCAGACTGTGCATACTTCATTGATGGACACACAGTGTTGCGTACACTCCAGGCCATCAGTGCGCATGTTGACGAATCACGAAATGATCTCAGGACACTCGTGTGGACTTTCATTAACAGTGATGCTGACCTTTCCAAAGACTTTTTACATGGAACACAAGACTTCTCAGATGACTCTTTTGTCAGAGCAGTGGACTTCTCAAAGGCAAAGGAAGCTGAGGTGCAGGTGAACAACTTTATTCAGAAAACATCAGACAGCAAGGTTAAGGACCTTTTTCAGGGTGTTACTCCAAAAACGGACCTGCTGTTTGCTAGTTCAGTGCATTTTAAAGGTGAGTGATTcaaaaatgacttaaactgtgcatcctaatttaattaaactatcttaagaatattctaaatatatacatttcattaaGAATCTTGAAAGACTTTAGTAAGACTTttagcaatattttttaaatttcctttttccTTTATTGTTTTTGGGCAAAAACAGTAAATATCCAATAAAGTATTTAGGTGGAGAAAGAAAAATAGCCTCTTTTTAGTGttatgtgcaaaaataaatgaataaatgaatatatatatatattgtaaaaatagaCTCATTGAGGcagttcaaaaaaattaaataaaataattgcccATTTTTGTTGTTACACGCAACAGAAAAAATTATCTTGGAAATAGACTCATTGCagcacttgaaataaaataagtcaccTGCTGCAGGTTGGGATTTTgaaagtagatttttttaaatctgtaaccTTTTCCAGGTAACTGGAAAACTGCTTTCCAACCTGAAGCAACCAGTGATCAGAAGTTCTG
This window contains:
- the LOC109104968 gene encoding angiotensinogen-like — encoded protein: MNKMFLTLLVVSCFAMGTTNRVYVHPFNLFSSENISCEVIQSEEHKPFETVHPLTPLQEGTEPDPRPSSTTENLKNLTLRTAVLAELQNSLGLRMYQALSRTQKHANTLLSPLNAFGALVTLYLGASKKTAISYQQLLGLNLESEQADCAYFIDGHTVLRTLQAISAHVDESRNDLRTLVWTFINSDADLSKDFLHGTQDFSDDSFVRAVDFSKAKEAEVQVNNFIQKTSDSKVKDLFQGVTPKTDLLFASSVHFKGNWKTAFQPEATSDQKFWTHENSSVEVPFMMHTGNYMYFNDVGRKCSIVKLGLSKRTYMLLVLPNEGASLQDIEKQLLTVIPTWHRNLKETYLELSLPKFSLTAVTDLRSVLSEMAVEKYLMGSDANFRRLSSKENFTVDKVLNKVVFEMTEGGSQVQNKTEDGRVPHKVTVNRLFFFAIVEGNTNAILMLGKIVNPTT